ATGCACGCAGAAAAAAATGAgaataaaagtttaaaaaaaagatgaaatttgaatttaataaacAATCAAGTTTGAATTTCCCTCCCAAAAAAAAGTCGCATGCATCTCGGGATGCAGGGTAGACAACTTGAAACAGTTAATACTAACCTAGAAATATTGAAATGATAATAAGGAGGTTTTTAATTTCGAATGCTTTTTGAGGATATTTATCATGATTTTCtactttccttttttattctcATGATTAGAAACATATAATTCGAGTGATTTTACTCTTTGCTGTATCTTACTGCGGGACTGTAACTTAGGTAAATTCATTATTTCACAGTGAAATAATGAGCTGTTTAAGTCACGGATAAGCGTGTCTTAAATGCGGGTTTAAgtcacgcagtgctataaacTGATATATTTAAATGAAGTCTCAGGTTAATTACAGAATCTGACAGgtcaattataaaaattctcAGTTACTTTGACACATCAATCTATATACTCTATGAGCTCTGAGGATCGAGgtttttatatacattttaaagCTCTACATTTTAAAGCTCCGAGGATGTCACAAATTACCCAAAGTCAGCCTAATTACTTGGATATCAAGTCATAACTTTGAGTTCTCAGGTTTGAGGTTATACTAAAATCAGGATGAAACTTACATATTAACGTGGGATGTTCATAACTAAGAATTTTAAGCAATAAGattgtaattaataaattttatgcgACAAGGTTCCAATTAAAGATTTGTTGGATGAAATTCTAAATCAACGTTTAATCCAGCTCGAGAATTATCAATAAagttattgtttattaaaaaatgaatatagtATAAACGAGTTAGTTATTACTTTCAACATATAGAGTTTGATGGGATCAATCGTGTTTCCAGCAACAATGTATTCCGCatagaaatttttattaatatttaagaCGAATATGTAGCTTCTTTAACAaagtaaatatattaaataaaaatggcccaatgatatatatacacatatattgtACACCTATAATAATGTCATAAACAGATAATATATTGCGTACAACATTGGGCCATATTCaagaacttttattttatgtagaaaataataataatgtataatattgctattgaatttttcaaatcattgaaaatattttgacaGAATACAGAATAATCAACAGTATATTTGTTCAATACAATATCAGTTATTTAAGGTTTGTAATATATAACGTACAGCACTGGAACAGATTTGATAACTTTGTTCGTTACAAGATTCAATAATACTTATAGACGAGcattgaaattatttgtttgtttaattatattgtactattgtacaatataaatgtaaaataaattttaaatacagcTATCATTTAGTAcggttaaattattttgtatgcaactatcaattttatattattttaatcatgGTTACTTGTATTAGAACACGGGCAATGTTAAATTTAAGGCGCATTAGGCTTGTAATATATTTAGTACAATACACTAGGccatatttaataatacttcGTTAATTACAGgttttaataatacttttatacaagcattcaaattatttgtttgagtATACTGTACTATTAATTGGACTAGTGTCGATAAATTTTAAATGCAGCTATAATTTAGTACGgttgaatttattttgatgcagctattaacattatatttttttaattagaacACAGGCTCTTTATATTATTAAGTTATATTTATAGTAGAACATGGGAAggttaaaaagttaaataaatatcatGACATatcttattatatattttttatactaaaAAAGATCTGTcaatgaattttatatgcagctataaatgtttaatttttttaattaagtttaCGTATATTAGAACACAGGCAAGATCAAACTTGAGGtgtaagcaataaaaaattaaataataatcatgcctTATaccttattatattttctatattatAGATGTACTCACCAACGATGAAAGTATTTTCAACTACTGttttatcattatcatcatttattttttcatagtacGCTGAACCAATAATACTTTCGGAGTCTAGTTCCTCAAAGTCTGACGTATATAAATCTGCATTATTATTAGTGTCTTTTTCATCATCTGTAGCatcgagtaaaatattttgtttgaaCGATTCATTGTCAAATAACTGATTCTCATTTAGGTAAAATTTGATGTTATCATCCTTTTCAGAGTTATGGTCAATAATTAAATCAAATGATTGATAATCGTTAGGATCGAATTCTTCGATTTCCTCTTCAGGGTTTGGACCATCCATTTTTTACTCTCAATAGTGTAAAAATGTAGTCTACAAGAACAATAtctaattgtaatataaatattcaataaaaGTAATATACTAATACTGTTTTAGCACGATAATCTAATAATCTATATATAGTACTGTATATATAGTACTATACTTTATATACATATCAggcataaaatatttaaaacatgACAGAAActaaatagatttttttattatttaaataataatgtatattattataaataaacacatACCTGTAATCCGTTAGTCGCCGTAGTTTGGTcaagaagaaagaaaactaTGATCAAGACCAAAAAGGCGGGAGTACGTAAATCCAACGAAGACTTGCGTATATGTCTATAGACAATCAAACTTTTTACACAGAAAATTTCAGCTATAATATCCGGGATAAAGAAGcccatataatatataaatatatgttatAGAATGAAAGCTTCCGGCCGAATCCTGGTTCGAAATGCAATCTTCTGGGCTTTTGTTAGTTTCTGGGACGTCCCAGAAAATTTTATCTGGAACGCAATATTCAGGGATCCAGAAATATTATAAGTAATTATGCAGGATCCCGAATATTTGCATCATAATACGGGATCCCGGATATTTGCATCATAATGCGGGATCCCGGAAACATTTTGCTCATAATGCAGGATCCCAGAAAATGTTCTATAAATTTATGTGGGATCCCGAAAAGTAATTGTTATCAGCCCGATAACATTTCCGGATAAAGAAGcccattatatatatatatatatttatatattatatgggCTTCTTTATCCCGGATATTATAGCTGAAATTTTCTGTGTAAAAAGTTTGATTGTCTATAGACATATACGCAAGTCTTCGTTGGATTTACGTACTCCCGCCTTTTTGGTCTTGATCAtagttttctttcttcttgACCAAACTACGGCGACTAACGGATTACAGGTatgtgtttatttataataatatacattattatttaaataataaaaaaatctatttagTTTCTGTcatgttttaaatattttatgccTGATATGTATATAAAGTATAGTACTATATATACAGTACTATATATAGATTATTAGATTATCGTGCTAAAACAGTATTAGTATATTACttttattgaatatttatattacaattagaTATTGTTCTTGTAGACTACATTTTTACACTATTGAGAGTAAAAAATGGATGGTCCAAACCCTGAAGAGGAAATCGAAGAATTCGATCCTAACGATTATCAATCATTTGATTTAATTATTGACCATAACTCTGAAAAGGATGATAACATCAAATTTTACCTAAATGAGAATCAGTTATTTGACAATGAATCGttcaaacaaaatattttactcgatGCTACAGATGATGAAAAAGACACTAATAATAATGCAGATTTATATACGTCAGACTTT
This genomic interval from Nasonia vitripennis strain AsymCx unplaced genomic scaffold, Nvit_psr_1.1 unplaced0247, whole genome shotgun sequence contains the following:
- the LOC116418343 gene encoding uncharacterized protein LOC116418343 → MDGPNPEEEIEEFDPNDYQSFDLIIDHNSEKDDNIKFYLNENQLFDNESFKQNILLDATDDEKDTNNNADLYTSDFEELDSESIIGSAYYEKINDDNDKTVVENTFIVGEYIYNIENIIRYKA